A region from the uncultured Stenotrophomonas sp. genome encodes:
- the ruvA gene encoding component of RuvABC resolvasome, regulatory subunit (Evidence 2a : Function of homologous gene experimentally demonstrated in an other organism; PubMedId : 10772859, 10851230, 1885548, 2842314, 3279394, 8832889, 9442895, 9493263, 9628481, 9973614; Product type cp : cell process), whose translation MIGRLRGILAHKAPPWLVIDVGGVGYELEAPMSTFYDLPDIGREVVLFTHYAQKEDSVSLYGFLREGERRLFRDVQKVTGIGAKIALAVLSGASVDEFARLIQAGDVTALTRIPGIGKKTAERMIVELRDKAAEFSGGGAPMAGAAAADPVSEATVALQQLGYKPAEAAKMARDAAAEGDDVATVIRKALQSALR comes from the coding sequence ATGATCGGACGTCTGCGCGGCATCCTCGCCCACAAGGCCCCACCGTGGCTGGTGATCGACGTCGGCGGCGTCGGCTACGAGCTGGAGGCGCCGATGAGCACCTTCTACGACCTGCCCGACATCGGCCGCGAGGTGGTGCTGTTCACCCACTACGCGCAGAAGGAGGACAGCGTGTCGCTGTACGGTTTCCTGCGCGAGGGCGAGCGGCGCCTGTTCCGCGACGTGCAGAAGGTCACCGGCATCGGCGCGAAGATCGCGCTGGCGGTGCTGTCCGGGGCCAGCGTCGATGAATTCGCGCGGCTGATCCAGGCCGGCGACGTCACCGCGCTGACCCGCATTCCCGGCATCGGCAAGAAGACCGCCGAGCGCATGATCGTGGAGCTGCGCGACAAGGCCGCCGAGTTCTCCGGCGGTGGCGCGCCGATGGCCGGTGCGGCGGCCGCCGACCCGGTGTCCGAGGCCACGGTGGCCCTGCAGCAACTGGGCTACAAGCCTGCCGAGGCGGCGAAGATGGCGCGCGATGCGGCCGCCGAGGGCGATGACGTCGCCACGGTGATCCGCAAGGCGCTGCAATCGGCGCTGCGCTGA
- the kup gene encoding putative potassium transport system protein kup (Evidence 3 : Function proposed based on presence of conserved amino acid motif, structural feature or limited homology): MSTASHKQETPGGGAGLALIVGALGVVYGDIGTSPLYTLKEAFSPHYGLDSGHDTVLGVLSLAFWALIMVVTLKYVTIIMRADNDGEGGIMALMALAQRTLRNGSRSAYVVGILGIFGASLFFGDGVITPAISVLGAVEGLQVAAPALGHFVVPITLVVLAAVFAAQRFGTEKVGKVFGPVMMLWFVALAAIGIWNVVAAPEVLKAFNPWWAVRFFVEHGWHGIFIFGAVVLAVTGGEALYADMGHFGAPPIRHAWYFFVLPCLVLNYLGQGALVLRRPDAVANPFFEAVPGWALVPMIVLATMAAVIASQSVITGAFSVSRQAMQLGYIPRMRIKHTSHDTIGQIYIPGINWGLAVMVFGLVLAFRSSSNLAVAYGISVSATMLIDTLLLALVARVLWPRARRWILALCVPFFFIDLAFVVANGAKLLQGAWFPVVLGIVLFTMMRTWRRGRELLRDEIRKDGIRIDSFLPGLMLAPPVRVPGTAVFLTADSTVVPHALMHNLKHNKVLHERNVFLHVETLPVPYAAAGQRLKVEPVGDEFYRIHVRFGFMETPDVPLALMRSCDHGGIYFDPMDTTFFASRETIVASANRGMPIWRDKLFAVMHRNAASATGFFRIPGNRLVELGAQVEI; the protein is encoded by the coding sequence ATGTCCACTGCTTCCCACAAGCAAGAAACCCCCGGCGGTGGCGCCGGCCTGGCGTTGATCGTCGGCGCGCTCGGCGTCGTCTACGGCGACATCGGCACCAGCCCGCTCTACACCCTGAAGGAAGCGTTCTCGCCGCACTACGGCCTGGACAGCGGCCACGACACGGTACTGGGCGTGCTGTCGCTGGCGTTCTGGGCGCTGATCATGGTGGTCACGCTGAAGTACGTGACCATCATCATGCGTGCCGACAACGACGGCGAGGGCGGCATCATGGCGCTGATGGCGCTGGCCCAGCGCACCCTGCGCAACGGCTCGCGTTCGGCCTACGTGGTCGGCATCCTCGGCATCTTCGGTGCCTCGCTGTTCTTCGGCGACGGCGTCATCACCCCGGCGATCTCTGTGCTGGGCGCGGTCGAGGGCCTGCAGGTGGCCGCGCCGGCCTTGGGCCACTTCGTGGTGCCGATCACCCTGGTGGTGCTGGCGGCGGTGTTCGCCGCGCAGCGCTTCGGCACCGAGAAGGTGGGCAAGGTGTTCGGCCCGGTGATGATGCTGTGGTTCGTGGCACTGGCGGCCATCGGCATCTGGAACGTGGTCGCCGCGCCGGAGGTGCTCAAGGCGTTCAATCCGTGGTGGGCGGTGCGCTTCTTCGTCGAGCATGGCTGGCACGGCATCTTCATCTTCGGCGCGGTGGTGCTGGCGGTGACCGGCGGCGAGGCGCTGTACGCGGACATGGGCCACTTCGGCGCACCGCCGATCCGCCATGCCTGGTATTTCTTCGTGCTGCCATGCCTGGTGCTGAACTACCTGGGGCAGGGCGCGCTGGTGCTGCGCCGGCCCGACGCGGTGGCCAACCCGTTCTTCGAGGCGGTGCCGGGCTGGGCGCTGGTGCCGATGATCGTGCTGGCGACGATGGCGGCGGTGATCGCCAGCCAGTCGGTCATCACCGGCGCGTTCTCGGTGTCGCGGCAGGCCATGCAGCTGGGCTACATCCCGCGCATGCGCATCAAGCACACCTCGCATGACACCATCGGCCAGATCTACATCCCCGGCATCAACTGGGGGCTGGCGGTGATGGTGTTCGGGCTGGTGCTGGCGTTCCGCAGCTCGTCCAACCTGGCCGTGGCCTACGGCATCTCGGTATCGGCGACGATGCTGATCGACACCCTGCTGCTGGCGCTGGTGGCGCGCGTGCTGTGGCCGCGTGCGCGGCGTTGGATCCTCGCCCTGTGCGTGCCGTTCTTCTTCATCGACCTGGCCTTCGTCGTCGCCAACGGCGCCAAGCTGCTGCAGGGCGCATGGTTCCCGGTGGTGCTGGGCATCGTGCTGTTCACGATGATGCGCACCTGGCGCCGCGGCCGCGAGCTGTTGCGCGACGAAATCCGCAAGGACGGCATCCGCATCGACAGCTTCCTGCCGGGGCTGATGCTGGCCCCACCGGTGCGGGTACCGGGCACGGCGGTGTTCCTGACCGCCGATTCCACGGTGGTGCCGCATGCGCTGATGCACAACCTCAAGCACAACAAGGTGCTGCACGAGCGCAACGTGTTCCTGCACGTGGAAACCCTGCCGGTGCCCTACGCGGCGGCGGGGCAGCGGCTGAAGGTCGAACCGGTGGGCGACGAGTTCTACCGCATCCACGTCCGCTTCGGCTTCATGGAGACCCCTGACGTGCCACTGGCGCTTATGCGTTCCTGCGACCACGGCGGCATTTATTTCGACCCGATGGACACCACCTTCTTCGCCAGCCGCGAGACCATCGTCGCCAGCGCCAACCGCGGCATGCCGATCTGGCGCGACAAGCTGTTCGCGGTCATGCACCGCAACGCCGCCTCGGCCACCGGTTTCTTCCGCATCCCCGGCAACCGGCTGGTGGAGCTGGGTGCGCAGGTGGAGATCTAG
- the ruvB gene encoding holliday junction helicase, subunit B (Evidence 2a : Function of homologous gene experimentally demonstrated in an other organism; Product type e : enzyme), protein MTEPRIIGADATREDDAADASIRPKRLADYLGQQPVREQMDIYIQAAKSRGEALDHVLIFGPPGLGKTTLSHVIANELGVALRVTSGPVIEKAGDLAALLTNLQPHDVLFVDEIHRLSPVVEEVLYPAMEDFQIDILIGEGPAARSVKLDLQPFTLVGATTRAGLLTAPLRDRFGIVQRLEFYSAEELTRIVRRSAAILGIDCSAEGAGEIARRSRGTPRIANRLLRRVRDYAQVKAGGHIDQDVAQAAMQMLKVDPEGFDELDRRLLRTLVEYFDGGPVGIESLAAALSEERGTLEDVVEPYLIQQGFLVRTARGRMATHKAYRHMGLKARAAPADLFVEPPDVE, encoded by the coding sequence ATGACCGAACCCCGCATCATCGGCGCCGACGCCACCCGCGAAGACGACGCTGCCGACGCCAGCATCCGCCCGAAACGCCTGGCCGATTACCTCGGCCAGCAGCCGGTGCGCGAGCAGATGGACATCTACATCCAGGCCGCCAAGTCGCGCGGTGAGGCGCTCGACCACGTGCTGATCTTCGGCCCGCCCGGGCTGGGCAAGACCACCTTGAGCCACGTCATCGCCAACGAGCTGGGCGTGGCGCTGCGGGTGACCTCCGGGCCGGTGATCGAGAAGGCCGGCGACCTGGCCGCGCTGCTGACCAATCTGCAACCGCACGACGTGCTGTTCGTCGATGAAATCCACCGCCTGTCGCCGGTGGTCGAGGAAGTGCTGTATCCGGCGATGGAGGACTTCCAGATCGACATCCTGATCGGCGAAGGCCCGGCCGCGCGCAGCGTCAAGCTCGACCTGCAACCCTTCACCCTGGTTGGCGCCACCACCCGCGCCGGCCTGCTGACCGCGCCGCTGCGCGACCGCTTCGGCATCGTGCAGCGGCTGGAATTCTACTCGGCCGAGGAGCTGACCCGCATCGTGCGCCGCTCGGCGGCGATCCTCGGTATCGACTGCAGCGCCGAGGGCGCCGGTGAGATCGCGCGGCGTTCGCGCGGCACCCCGCGCATCGCCAACCGCCTGCTGCGACGCGTGCGCGACTACGCCCAGGTCAAGGCCGGTGGCCACATCGACCAGGACGTGGCGCAGGCGGCGATGCAGATGCTCAAGGTCGATCCGGAAGGCTTTGACGAACTCGACCGGCGCCTGCTGCGCACGCTGGTGGAATATTTCGACGGTGGCCCGGTCGGCATCGAATCGCTGGCCGCCGCATTGTCGGAAGAACGCGGCACGCTGGAAGACGTGGTCGAGCCGTACCTGATCCAGCAGGGCTTCCTGGTGCGCACCGCGCGCGGGCGCATGGCCACCCACAAGGCCTACCGGCACATGGGGCTGAAGGCCCGGGCCGCGCCCGCCGACCTGTTCGTGGAGCCGCCCGATGTCGAGTGA
- the ybgC gene encoding acyl-CoA thioesterase (Evidence 2a : Function of homologous gene experimentally demonstrated in an other organism; PubMedId : 10493123, 11959124, 15808744, 16294310, 3294803; Product type e : enzyme) — MSSEVRFSWPTRVYWEDTDAGGVVYHARYVAFMERARTEWMRAMGYGQETMRNGDGQVFVVRAMTLDFLKPARLDDALQTTVELLQCRRASLVMRQAVLRDGQPLVTAQVRLAAVGARDFRPQAMHDTLYATLKRFETPHAQD, encoded by the coding sequence ATGTCGAGTGAGGTCCGGTTCAGTTGGCCGACACGCGTTTATTGGGAAGATACCGACGCTGGTGGCGTGGTTTACCACGCCCGCTACGTGGCATTCATGGAACGCGCGCGCACCGAGTGGATGCGGGCGATGGGCTATGGGCAGGAAACCATGCGTAATGGCGACGGGCAGGTGTTCGTGGTCCGCGCGATGACACTGGATTTCCTCAAGCCTGCCAGGCTGGACGACGCATTGCAGACCACGGTGGAACTGCTGCAATGCCGCCGCGCCAGTCTGGTGATGCGGCAGGCGGTGCTGCGCGACGGCCAGCCGCTGGTCACCGCGCAGGTGCGGCTGGCCGCGGTCGGTGCCCGCGACTTCCGCCCGCAGGCCATGCACGACACGCTGTACGCCACGCTCAAACGATTCGAA